One Glycine max cultivar Williams 82 chromosome 8, Glycine_max_v4.0, whole genome shotgun sequence genomic window, TTACACActtctcattttcacttattCTGGCTTTTAGTAGGAAGTACAAATGTGAGAAAGGCATTAGCTGATGTAAGCAATGCTCAAGAAAAATTCACAACAGCCGTGGTAGCTAACAAAGGGGTTATTCTTAATAGCACCAGTAATCCAAAGGTAATAAACATTCTAAACTTCTAATACTTTCTGAATGCTCTAACAATCTGTAAATACTTGGAAAATGTGGATTTATTTTGTATTCTTGAGTCTGTCCTTGCTTACACTCTATATGTATAACTATTATGCAACTTTAATGGTGAAGGGCGGTCTCAAAAAAAGTATGGATAGAAGTAGTGGCAAATATGGTACTTCTGGACCTGGTAAGTATTAACTGAACTCATTTCTTGTTAAAATTTTGACAAATATGTGGTATTACACActccttattttcatttattctgCCTTTTATTAGGAAATACAAATGTGAGAAAGACATTGGCTGATGTAAGCAATGTTCAAGAAAACTTCACAACAGCTGTTGGCATTGCCAGCTCAAAAATGAAGTAAGAATCTTCTTTATGCAGGATAGAGAGAAAGTTAGAAGGGAGGTGGTAGTATTTCACTGTTTTAATAGGATTTGCAAGTTATTTTTGAAACTCAACTTATTTTGTACAGCTATACATTTATAAAAGAGAcgcatatatttgttttttgcaCATATCAGCTGATATAGAGACTAACTATTAATGGCATTCTTTTGTGAAATGTTTTGTTTTGGAATATTCTGATAGATTACTCTTTAATATCTAGTGGCAACCTAAACATTTTCACCTTTGATTTTGTTAGAATATATGTAGAAAATTTCTCATAATATTTCTACTGTATCTTAGAGTGGTTATGGTTTTCAATTTCGTGTTTCATGgattttttccttatttaatttaattaggatTAAGAGTCTAGTATGGTATAAAATAGGGGtttataaaagtattttgtATCACCTCTATTGGGAAAACTCCAAGTTTCACATCGCCTAGAGATAGTGCaaagatagagtatataagtggtGGACAACCTTCATCCTATGAGCtaacttttggggttgagttagactCAAATCCGCATTCTAAGATGATATTAGAGCTTATCCTTGATCCATCAAAAGGGCCACCCACCGTATTATCCATGCATCAAGCCCAAAAGTGCTAGGTGTGAAGGGGTGTATTGGAAAAACCTAAGTACCACATTGGCTAGTGTCAAGATAAAGTATATAAGGGGTGGACAACCCTCACCCTATGAGTTAGCTTTTGGAGTTGAGTTAGGCCCAATCCCACATTCTATGAACCTCACAGTCAACCTTTCTCACAATCACATGTGATATGAACTTTGTTTAACCTATTTACTCTGGTTGTATCCATCCCTTGCCCCAATTCACCACCTTCCCATTACTATGTGGCTCCATTGGACAacagatttttcttgtttggttACATCCATATGTTCTTCTTTCCATCAGTCTAGAAAATGTCTGGCCTAATCCTGTTTTCGTCTTGCTCTGTCTCAAATGTAGTAGCCTAAGCCTGTTCAACTCCATTTTGGcacatcatttttaattttcttgttaaatGTAACAACTAACAGGCTCAAAGCTTAGTTAGCTTTGGCTTGAGGGGCCAACAAATATCTTATAACATCATTCTtgtatcttaattatttttagtatattaaaTGATCCCTTAGAAgtaattttcatatttcattcataatctgttttcttatttaattaggaTTAGGAGTCTAGTATTAGCATAAGTAGGGGTTATTTTGTATATAACATCAAGTTATGTCTGTTTTAGACTATTAAGTACTTTATTCTATCCTTTTGTCCTTCCTATCTAATTCCTCTATTTTCAACAAAGGGCATTACTGAACTACCTAAGTTGATAGGTGAATGCACAtgaatgatattatatttaatttaacatgCCCTTTCACACAAGGGACTTTTAGTCTTGAAAGCACATCAAATCATGTCGAATTTAGATGATGATTAATCCGTCTATTCTGTCTTTGTCCTTCTATCTAATATAATTTCCAAAACACTTAATCTAATGGGTAAAAGCAAATGAATGATGttatatttaagtaatttaactcacctTCTCCTCACACTAGGGACCTTTAGTCTTGATGAGTGGACAATGTACAAGCCCACCTTACCTTGTGTTGAAACTTAACATTCCTTTAGAAGAATGGGAGCAACAAGGATTTGTACCTTTACAGTAGAGATTAGAGATAGTCATAGAGATGTTGATACTATGCAGAACCAACTCTCCCAGATACTTAAGCTTTTGGATGAAAACACATGAATGGTTTTATATTTTAGCAACTTTCATATTTATGTGGACCTTcgagattaaaagaaaattcaatcTCTATAGATGCTTCACGTAATAGAAACTTATCTTGTCGTGGTGCTTCATCTCAAGCAGAGATTGATGCAATGTTCTTTACAATTGCTTGAATTAGATAGCATATTAATTCTGTCTTTATTTCCTCTAATGATTGCTTCGTTATTTGATTTTATGTCTTATGTGCCTTTCTAGGGTTCCTGCAGGTTCAAGTTCCAAAATAGCGGGTGTATCTTTGAGGAAATCCTTCACGGTATGTAAACCAGTTGATTAACTCATAGGTATTCCAATTTTCTGTTTAGCCcatgttttttttacttagtCAGTTGTTTATGTAAATGGATACTCTTTTTACTGGTGTtagttaattttcttaataccCTTAAATGACTCAATGAATGGAACTTTGTTTATATAATCAATAAGGTGTCttgtataaaaacataaaaagtgaaaagaagTCCTACAAAACAATTAATCTTGATGGGTGTGGTTCTCCAGGtaaattgtttatatttatatgcTGTTCAtctatttttggattttttcttttctatgttCCCCTTGGCCTTGGCATCTTTTCTTTAAGAGAGCAAGCAAACATATCTGGTCATAGCATTTTTAATCTAGTTGTAGGTTTGAAACGGATATACAAAATTCACTTTCTCCATTTCCTGCAAAAAAACAAGAATGCCTTAAGTATGTGGTTTGAAACTAATAGCATATTTGGTTTAGTTTAAATCTGAAGAAATAATCCCTTGTTTTTTCAAAAGCTCTCTTAGGAAGCTGGTAAAAATAATCGATTATTTCTCCAAAATAAGTTGAACCAAACACTCACCAAGATCTTTATTATGATAGGTTAGGAaacttttccttaaataaatgaaCCACTTGTTCTAGCTAATAATCATTATCATATATACAGCATAAACTTTTGGAGCTGGTTGGTGGTGAGAAGTCTGGTTTCAGAGCAGCTTGATTTATTGGCACCCAAGCATATAATAGCATATATGAACTGAACCCTAACTTCACACTTCTATTTTATCTCAGTTTGtttataaagatattttaaaatatataattatgtctgatttttttggaaataaGTTGCTTTTCTGCTTTTCCAAAGCTCTTAAAAATAGCCGCATCATAGAATCACTTTTTTTCAAGTCAACAAGTTGGCTCTTGAATCATTTCCTACCATTTGGAAGCATTAACTTGGTACAACTtgtccttcttttttcttgcaAAAGGAATCATATAATGTGATGTTCAGTTAGAATATTAACAATTTAAACTTCTTTGGGTCTACACAATTATGAAGCACTGATCACTTTTCTTGTTCAAATCAGGGAAGGGTGCAAAGATATACAAGGAAAAGTGTTGTTCAGTTAGATGCACTCAATAGAGGTGACTAATTtcctcttaatattttattgtggTTTGTATATTTAGAATATCATTTAGATATCTTTTTCCCCTTTAGATGATCAGAAGAATAATACAAATGGAGGCCAATCAGTTAATGCCACAAAGGACAGGTACTTGGGATCCTGTCTCTTGTTTATCTCACATTTAATTGGGAATTGAAGTTATTAATCCTGTCTCTTGTTTATCTCACATTTAATTGGGAATTGAAGTTATTAATGGTTGATTTTTATGGTTCCAAGCACTTcattacataaattatattgcaattgtttttctttttttttttttgtaggtttACAAGGAAGCCTATTGCTACaaggtttttttatattccATTTTGTTGATTCAAGTGAGTTTTATGAATAAACTGTAAACTGAAACCACAACTTGTCTCTTTCAAGCTCATCAAGGAAGTCTTTACCAGTATTGAGGAGGGTAAGCAGGGAAGATACGAGTAACACAAAGGTAATATAATCTTATTATTCTTTCTGGTGGTGGACAGTggcaataaaatatttttacctcCATATAGTTGGGCTTATTCAAATTGccatatatttttccttttatttatttttttcaaaatctttttcCATTTCTTATAATTCCACTTTACTTCCTtataggaaaatgttagaagttCTCAAACAGCAAAAGGCCAAAGTGGTCTCCCCAGTAAGAAGCTGCGACTTTAGATAGTCACTTTGTAAATGCCAATGAATTGACCTATGCTATGCTAATTAAACTTAATATACTACTGATTTCAGCTAAGGCAACCACAAACAGAAGAGATAGTTCCCAACTGATTAACTCAAGAAGCCATTTATGGAAGTATCGAGTGAGTGATGGTTTTGTTCAAATGTAAGtgataattaatcatatcattAGCTAGTTCCTGCTCCTCTATGTAAATTGTGCACTTCTGGTACATTGTATCTGTTTGATGAGTCTTCAAGTTGCAAAACTGGGGAATCTAGCAAGTTAGCCTAGAAAATTATGAGGTAATGTCTAGAAAATTGATGCTAATTAGCTGCATCAACACTATATTCTTAAATTGAAAAGAATTTGACTCTTTGTTCTGCAGAATTTTACACTTCTGTATTACCATTTTTATTACACTTTTAGGTCCCTGGTTTTCTTCCAGAtctcattttctttcatttttgttttttgtattcTCCATCAAATAAATGTGTCTCCTTTTTCAcccaaaagttataaatttttctaCACCTTGACCTTTGTATAAATGCACACGTGGAAGCTTGGTTATTACAAATTTCAGGTTGATATTAGATGTGAGGATATATCTGTCATACGTTTAAGCTGTTAGGTGAAGGAACATGAATGATTGATATTTGCTGTCCCTAATTTCACAAACTTCTACACAGAAGAAAACACACGTATCTTTTCTATTCACCCTATTACACACACATTGAACATTTACTAATAATACACAACTTCTAATGACATTTTTACACATTCTGATATTGAATTACTGCTACTTTCTACCAATAACTGTCATACCTGCCCCTAACATGTTCCCTCATGCAATAACCCTACTATGTGCtgagatttgattttttattttattttatttagattttagaaGAATATAGGACAATAAGGATATTGGACCTTAGACCACAAGAAGACAGGCAGATGATAAATCTACGGAATCTATTAAATAGGAAATCATTATaattgtttctatttatagctgaATGCCTGTTTATGCTCATCATTAACAACCAATTCTCTTTGATAAGAgattttaataatcaattgaTAATTTAGAGGATGAGATTTCTAGTTATTAATTTCTCATTTCATACAATACAATTCACGTGTGATGCAGGGTTCAACCTAATGTTTTACATGCATCCTCAAGGAAGTCCACCAAGGTATGTTGGCTTTACTTTGCTGTCTGTTGTTgctttatttgattaattgtgttagatttcaacttaaaaccaattgatactaagtgaagttgcccaacagatatataagttGCACATCAAAAACTGGGACaggcgatgtgggacttcctaacAGATTGGTGCacaatgttgttaatggcggatgacggttcatggcggaaagccaaaaatccgccataaaaataTGGCGGATGGTGTAGCGGAAATGGCGGACGTCATgacggacaaaaaaaaaatatacatatatataattataaataaccaagtaccaacaccaaataaactcattcaaattgaaaaaaacaatggattgcattcaaataaactaaaaaacgtggtgtcaaacaaaaaaaaaatgggtgtcaaaaataaaaaaaggtgtcaaatagaaaaaggaaaaaaaagctcTAGACATAAAAAATGGGTGTCAAacagaaaaaaacaacaaaaaaaaaacgcacCACTGAAGCTGCCGTCAACGTCGCCCGTTTGTCGGTACCGTGCGTCGTGGCTCGTGTGTCGTCCTCGCATGCGTCGCTGCCGTTCGTCGTCGTCGTGCTGCTGGTCGCACTGGAGACTTTTTTGTTCGTGCTTTGTTCTGTGCGTGCTCGCTGTTGTGTGCTGCGCTTTTGCAATAGAATCTCGGGTAGGGTTGGGTTGGGTCAGCCCAACACCTATCgcgcaaaaaacaaaaaaaaaggtgctATTCCGCCATTAATGCGATTCTGCGACGAACGCCATGGCTATGGCGGCCGCCATCCGCAACCCACAACGCCACCGCTATTTGGTGGCGTTTTTTCCGAAAATTTGCGACGCCAGACCGCCATGGCGCCGCCATAACCGCTATTTGATAACACTGTTGGTGCAGCAGTAGTTCTTTGGAATTTCATATCTGTGCttattttgcattttatttGGAATTTCTTTGTGATGCTTGTGTAATTAATAAGGCTGAACTGCATAATGTAGTGTGCTGAAGTAAAATATAGCAGAAAACCTTTTAATGCATACATGTATATGATTGATATGCACTGATGTCATGCTTTAAATGCTTGGTTCATTTAATGACATTAGGAACTGTCTTGTCAGTCAATAACTTCCACCACATTTTGATTTTAAGATTTGGTGTATACAGTGTGAAGCTGATTTTTTACCTTGTTTGTTACAGCCTATTGTTAAGACCACAATCAAGGCTGTCACTGCTCAAAGGACTTTAAAATCTAAATCCAGATTGTCTCAGAACAAATTAGAATCAACGACAGCAACATCATCTCAGAACAAATCCCTATCAGCTCAGAAAAATCTAGAATCAACTACTGTGACATCATCTCAGGACAAGGAATCAGTTTCTCTGTCTCTTCCTGAGAAAAGTTTGACAGTTTCTGATGATACAAATCAAAGTTGTCTTCCATCTGGAGAGAGCAATCTGACAACAAATTTGTTAGAGTTAATTCCAAGGAAAAAATCCTTCCGCCGGAAATCATATACAACTTCATTAATTGAAGGATCTAAGGTTGATGATCAATGCATGAAACTACAACTCTATTTTAgtttccaaaaatttaaatggCATGTAGCCCCTTATTTTGCAGATTCTCAAGGAAAGTGGTGATGTTCGAGAGCAGGATAACCTACCAAATATAGATAATGAATGCAATCAACTTGAAGTTTCTGAATACATTGATGACATATATCTGTACTATTGGGTTACTGAGGTAATATTCATCTTGCTTATGTCAGCTCTTTTTTATGACTATCACTTTGTTactgatttaaatttaaaatagagatGTACAGTACCAGGGATatacatttctttttttctagttgagtaaatttcttcttttatgaACATGCTTGTCTCTTTCTATTTCCCTCCCATTTCACTATAGGCTTCAATAGCTCCACCAATTATAgaattagtaaataattttctacagctaacattttatatttgtaagctttgaaGGACTATGCATCCCTCCAAAGTTGATTGTGttgaatataatttaataacttgACATATTATTTTAGCACTGTTGCTCTTTTAATAACTTGACATGCTATTTTTCCAATCTTGCAGTAATTATCATAGTCAACACTTCCAATACACACCTTGACACTCAATACAATGtccacaacttttttttaaaaaagaatcctaTATTGGAGGTTCTTGAATCGTTtgcaagttttattttgatgttttacTATTAATCCCATATGCTTGGATAAGATACTTTATCACATTATCATACAGAGATGTCACAACCTAGTTCAACTTCTGTCATTGTTTAACTGATTTTGTCACTTCCTTGGTGTAATCATGATACCACTGGCTTTTGTGAGTATAGTATAAAGGAACAGTTACTCAACTTCCTACTGGGTAGTTTGTAGACAGTTAAGTTTGTTATGTCAGCTGTGCTTATAAATACACTTGTACTCCATTATTGAGTGGGCTAATAAAATCAGTTACCATCTTCATTTTCTCTGAATTCAACAGGCTTTCTTGTCTATACaaatttatattacattttatctttattaatcATGAAACCTCTGGATTTCTCATGTATACaaattatattacaattttatctttattctcTAAACTAAACTAatgtttttatctattttaaaattgttttcaactGCAGGCACATAATCCACTTCTAGCAAATTACATGTCAATTCAGACAGACATTTCACCTCATTTGCGGGGCATTTTGATCAACTGGCTTATTGAAGTAAATAAATGATTTTCATCATCCTTCAGATGGCTTTTCTTTCTCCATGCCCTTTCCTTTATCTATTGTTCTACTGATGACTTATATTGTCACTTTTTTACCTATCATTATGACTATTTTAGGTACActtcaaatttgatttgatgCCAGAGACACTGTATCTCACTGTTACGTTGTTGGATCAATATCTTTCCCTAGTGACTATCAAAAAGACCGATATGCAGTTAGTTGGCCTTACAGCACTTTTACTTGCCTCAAAGTATGAGGATTTTTGGCATCCTAGGGTAAGAAGGGATTTTTAAGCATTTATTGTTGAAGAAAAGATGACATGCTCTACCTTGATAACTTCTTTTTGTCTTGTCTGTTCCAGGTCAAAGATTTAATTAGCATCTCAGCGGAGTCATATACCAGAGATCAAATGCTTGGAATGGTATGCAGTGCTTATTAAGCCTTTCTTATGACACTTCTCCCTTTCAATCCTCATGTTTAAGACTGATCTTGATACATTTCTTTGCATAGTTACGCATTAATGAATGACTTagcaaattcataaaatataattggtGAAATTTTCATTCAGCTAATTCAGATTGATCAgataattctaaaattttgcTGGTGTTTGATtacttaaatttatattctaaaGTGTTTTGTGGTATTCTGTACAGGAAAAACTTATTCTTAGAAAATTAAAGTTCCGTCTTAATGCTCCTACTCCTTATGTTTTTATGGTGAGGTTTCTAAAGGCTGCGCAATCAGATAAAAAGGTATGTAGTTCAACATGCATGTTCGTACTATATACTATCTTGCAGATTGTTGATTGTACAAATTTTAGTTTATCAAATTGATATTGCTTCTAGGCATGAAGGATAATCAATCAGTTTGGATGAGAAGTGTAATGTCATTGCTTCTATGCTGGACATTAAGTATGATTTCTAACATTTTGTCTGCAATTTATTTTTCCAGCTTGAGCACATGGCATTCTTTCTGGTCGACCTATGCTTAGTTGAATACGAAGCTTTGGCATTCAAGCCTTCATTACTTTGTGCATCAGCTCTCTATGTTGCACGATGTACTTTGCAAATAACTCCACCATGGACCCCACTACTTCACAAACATGCACGTTATGAAGTTTCACAGATCAGGTACTCTTTTTTctgcctttttctttttcatttttaaaatttaggttGGTTTCTATTTATGCTAACCGTAATATTGTAGGGATTGTGCGGATATGATACTGAAGTTCCACAAAGCTGCCGGGGTTGGAAAGTTGAAggttatatatgaaaaatactcTAGACAGGAACTCAGTAGGGTTGCAGCAGTGAAACCGTTGGATAAACTTCCATGGACTCCCACTACTTCACAAACAAGCACGTTATGAAGTTTCAAAGATCAGGTACTCTTTTttctgtctttttctttttcatttttaaaattttggttggTTTCTATTTATGCTAACTGTAATATTGTAGGGATTGTGCGGATATGATACTGAAGTTCCACAAAGCTGCCGGGGTTACATACGAAAAATACTCTAGACTGGAACTCAGTAAGGGGGTTGCAGCAGTGAAACCGTTGGATAGACTTACCCTGTGATTTGAACTGTGCTCTTATTAAACCtgatatataatatgatattcggatgaatttttaaattgaaaaaatctaAAGGCTATATTTTAGTAGAGGTTTTTTCTTTCCAGGTTGCATGTACAACCTTGGTTCTAGATGGGATGCTGTGACCACATTTATGATGACATATTTGCATTAAGATAGGAGTTACGTTGAAAAAATCTCAAGGTTTTATTTTGGTAGAGGTTTTTCTTTCCAGGTTGGATGTACAACCTTGGTTCAACTTGTAATGGTTCGTTTTTATTAGAAACATGCTTTTGGTGATTTACTTATactgattaagttcttttaagtTCAGTCTTATGGGTAGAGGTGTGAGTGACCCACCCGGAATCGGTTGGTTGAgtttttgtctatttttcattcaattttaattggattCAGGACTCATACCGTTAACGCGATTCGAAAGAGTTTCAAACTGCTGTTGATACTCAGTAACAATACCAGTTTGGTGAAGCTTGGATGATGCTGCCTGATGATTGACAAAGATGGATGGACCAAAGCGCAATTCTGAAGCACGCGTGATCCATATATGGAACAGTGCTGATCTATATGCTGCTGCTGCATTTGGATTTGCATCTCCTTCATCTGCGCAAGACATTTAATACAGAGGTTTTACGttaagaatcaacaaaaaaaattaattttacatcaataattaaaattttaaaacatttgaataaattctcttataaaattaaaattatatataaaccaTGTTAAAGGAACTGGAATTGTAGTTAAACCTAGCTTTATAAATATCACACGACTCATGAATCATACCATTACATGccttttataaaatttctatGTTTTcataaagattttaattttggtaaataaTATTCGTCCATTTAAGTTGGATCAATGggaaagaaatatgaaaaatagagagcaaaggtaacaaatataatattcaatgtaacgaaagaagagaaaaaaaagataagagaaaataaatatgtattcatgataacttttttttttttgcgggTGCAAGAAAAATGAACAATAT contains:
- the LOC100808850 gene encoding putative cyclin-B3-1 — translated: MVSLTGKSRVGSTRASVGGGQSRPSVGGRNFKVFSEIDRTKVGDGNMTYARGAGASATARSTVVANKRVILNSTSSPKGGLKKSMDKSSGKYGTSVGSTNVRKALADVSNAQEKFTTAVVANKGVILNSTSNPKGGLKKSMDRSSGKYGTSGPGNTNVRKTLADVSNVQENFTTAVGIASSKMKVPAGSSSKIAGVSLRKSFTGRVQRYTRKSVVQLDALNRDDQKNNTNGGQSVNATKDRFTRKPIATSSSRKSLPVLRRVSREDTSNTKENVRSSQTAKGQSGLPTKATTNRRDSSQLINSRSHLWKYRVSDGFVQMVQPNVLHASSRKSTKPIVKTTIKAVTAQRTLKSKSRLSQNKLESTTATSSQNKSLSAQKNLESTTVTSSQDKESVSLSLPEKSLTVSDDTNQSCLPSGESNLTTNLLELIPRKKSFRRKSYTTSLIEGSKILKESGDVREQDNLPNIDNECNQLEVSEYIDDIYLYYWVTEAHNPLLANYMSIQTDISPHLRGILINWLIEVHFKFDLMPETLYLTVTLLDQYLSLVTIKKTDMQLVGLTALLLASKYEDFWHPRVKDLISISAESYTRDQMLGMEKLILRKLKFRLNAPTPYVFMVRFLKAAQSDKKLEHMAFFLVDLCLVEYEALAFKPSLLCASALYVARCTLQITPPWTPLLHKHARYEVSQIRDCADMILKFHKAAGVGKLKVIYEKYSRQELSRVAAVKPLDKLPWTPTTSQTSTL